The following proteins are encoded in a genomic region of Longimicrobiaceae bacterium:
- a CDS encoding pyridoxal-phosphate dependent enzyme yields PQAKVSATRGYGAEVIPYDPRETVREELAERVRAERGIALIPPYDHPDVIAGQGTTALELLEEVDGLELIVAPCGGGGLLSGTALAALRFQGCRVVGAEPVLADDAVRTFRTGRLHRVRNPPTIADGLRTPSLGAFTWPVIREHVADMVTVSDEEIVEAMRFYWTRMKLIVEPSGAVSLAALLNREELRGAGRVGLIVSGGNVDLEVACALLTSR; encoded by the coding sequence CGCCGCAGGCCAAGGTGAGCGCAACGCGCGGGTACGGTGCCGAGGTGATCCCGTACGATCCGCGCGAGACGGTGCGCGAGGAGCTGGCGGAGCGAGTGCGGGCAGAGCGGGGGATTGCGTTGATTCCCCCGTACGATCACCCTGATGTCATCGCCGGACAGGGGACCACCGCGCTCGAGCTCCTGGAAGAGGTAGACGGCCTGGAGCTGATCGTGGCACCCTGCGGCGGTGGCGGATTGCTGTCGGGAACCGCCCTCGCGGCGCTGCGCTTTCAGGGTTGTCGAGTGGTCGGTGCCGAGCCGGTGCTGGCCGACGATGCGGTGCGGACCTTTCGCACCGGCAGGCTGCACCGGGTGCGTAATCCCCCGACCATCGCTGACGGATTGCGCACGCCCTCGCTCGGGGCGTTCACCTGGCCGGTCATCCGCGAGCACGTCGCCGACATGGTGACCGTGTCTGACGAGGAGATCGTGGAGGCGATGCGCTTCTACTGGACACGGATGAAGCTCATCGTGGAGCCCTCGGGAGCCGTGTCCCTGGCTGCTCTCCTGAACAGGGAGGAATTGCGTGGTGCTGGAAGGGTGGGTTTGATCGTCAGCGGCGGCAACGTGGACCTGGAGGTGGCCTGCGCCCTCCTGACTTCGCGTTAG